In Malania oleifera isolate guangnan ecotype guangnan chromosome 8, ASM2987363v1, whole genome shotgun sequence, a single window of DNA contains:
- the LOC131161557 gene encoding uncharacterized protein LOC131161557 → MTKREKIKGNQSKSKPIDAGHEDGDTGDDDGAIGFEEGEEELSTGGGDQSNNPNGNSSNSKKGPEGGAGGAGEENGEEEGEDDDGHNDDNDDENDDNDNDNGDDEEHDDEESGDDEEEILNEGEPDNEESEEEEALQPPKKRKK, encoded by the coding sequence ATGACAAAGAGAGAGAAAATCAAAGGCAATCAGAGCAAATCCAAACCAATTGATGCTGGACATGAGGATGGAGATACCGGTGATGACGATGGAGCTATTGGTTTTGAAGAAGGTGAAGAAGAGCTATCTACAGGAGGAGGGGACCAGAGCAACAATCCTAATGGCAATAGCAGCAATTCAAAGAAAGGACCAGAAGGAGGAGCTGGTGGAGCAGGGGAAGAGAATGGAGAAGAGGAAGGGGAAGATGATGATGGCCataatgatgataatgatgatgaaaatgacgacaatgataatgataatgGAGATGACGAAGAACATGATGACGAGGAAAGTGGTGATGATGAGGAAGAAATTCTCAATGAAGGGGAACCAGATAATGAAGAGTCCGAGGAAGAAGAAGCCCTCCAACCTCCAAAGAAGAGGAAGAAGTGA